From Parambassis ranga chromosome 9, fParRan2.1, whole genome shotgun sequence, the proteins below share one genomic window:
- the gal3st1a gene encoding galactosylceramide sulfotransferase: protein MHEGNLRFCWAMAVKQVRQWRSMCKGLILGTVLTSCMILLYCLSTPQIHFSMPEVPVPYSCAHRPSQLHPKLTTNTSQKKPGQTCAPKVDIMFMKTHKTASSTFLNILFRFGEKHRLKFAFPDSRNDFFYPSLFQRSQVKDYRSGMCFNIICNHMRFNAPEVAKLLPMDTSYITILREPAELFESSFHYFGRLVPFTWKIPGDDKLTEFLLDPHRYFDPEGFNSFYLKNLLFFDFGQDNTLELDDPRVAEGIKFITDRFQLIMLVEYFEESLILLKDALCWDMDDLLFFKLNVRKGSTVSKLTPELRARALEWNAVDWKLYQHFNQTFWKKVHAYGLQRMAEDVAELRRRNKEMASICIEGGHAVEAGSIQETDMQPWQPIGEKSIMGYNLKKNVDKAHRKLCRKMLMPEIQYLTELGVNLWITKLWGHVREIINW, encoded by the exons ATGCATGAAG GTAACCTTCGGTTCTGCTGGGCCATGGCTGTCAAGCAAGTGAGACAGTGGAGGTCCATGTGCAAAGGCCTGATCCTGGGGACAGTGCTGACTAGCTGCATGATCCTTCTTTACTGCCTCTCCACCCCACAGATACACTTCAGTATGCCCGA GGTTCCTGTGCCTTACTCCTGTGCTCACCGTCCATCCCAACTCCACCCCAAACTCACTACCAACacttcacaaaaaaaacctggccAGACCTGTGCACCTAAAGTAGATATCATGTTcatgaagacacacaaaacagccaGCAGCACATTCCTCAATATTCTGTTCCGCTTTGGGGAGAAGCACAGGCTGAAGTTTGCCTTTCCTGACAGCAGAAATGACTTCTTCTATCCATCCCTTTTCCAGCGCTCCCAGGTTAAAGACTACAGATCTGGGATGTGCTTCAATATTATCTGTAATCACATGCGATTCAATGCACCTGAAGTGGCCAAGCTGCTACCTATGGACACATCCTACATCACCATTCTGCGTGAGCCAGCAGAGCTCTTTGAGTCATCCTTTCATTACTTTGGCCGCCTGGTGCCGTTTACCTGGAAGATACCAGGCGATGACAAGTTGACTGAGTTCCTACTTGACCCGCATCGCTACTTCGATCCAGAGGGCTTCAACTCGTTCTACCTCAAGAATCTGTTGTTCTTTGACTTTGGACAGGACAACACTCTGGAGCTGGACGATCCACGGGTAGCGGAAGGAATCAAGTTCATCACTGATCGTTTTCAGCTGATCATGTTGGTAGAATACTTTGAGGAATCACTCATCCTGCTCAAGGATGCCCTCTGCTGGGACATGGATGACTTGCTCTTCTTCAAGCTCAATGTCCGCAAGGGATCCACTGTATCCAAACTTACCCCTGAGCTGAGGGCCAGGGCCCTCGAGTGGAATGCAGTTGACTGGAAACTGTACCAGCATTTCAACCAAACATTTTGGAAGAAAGTACATGCATATGGACTGCAGCGTATGGCTGAGGATGTAGCAGAACTCAGGAGGAGGAACAAAGAGATGGCATCTATCTGCATCGAGGGGGGTCATGCTGTGGAAGCTGGCAGCATCCAAGAGACGGACATGCAGCCCTGGCAGCCCATCGGAGAGAAGTCCATCATGGGTTATAACTTAAAGAAGAACGTGGACAAAGCACATCGGAAGCTGTGCCGCAAGATGTTGATGCCAGAGATTCAGTACCTGACAGAGCTGGGAGTTAACCTGTGGATCACCAAGCTTTGGGGCCATGTCAGAGAGATCATCAACTGGTGA
- the lztr1 gene encoding leucine-zipper-like transcriptional regulator 1 isoform X1, which produces MSCKSTKVAPSVDFDHSCSDSVEYLTLNFGPFETVHRWRRLPQCDEFVGARRSKHTVVAYRDAIYVFGGDNGKNMLNDLLRFDVKDCSWCRAFTTGTPPAPRYHHSAVVYGSSMFVFGGYTGDIYSNSNLKNKNDLFEYKFATGQWTEWKVEGSLPVARSAHGATVYNDKLWIFAGYDGNARLNDMWTISLQDREHACWEEIDQSGEIPPSCCNFPVAVCRDKMFVFSGQSGAKITNNLFQFEFQGHMWTRIPTEHLLRGSPPPPQRRYGHTMVAFDRHLYVFGGAADNTLPNELHCYDVDSQTWEVIQPSLDSEMPSGRLFHAAAVIQDAMYIFGGTVDNNVRSGEMYRFQFSCYPKCTLHEDYGKLWENRQFCDVEFILGEREERVLGHIAIVTARCQWLRKKILQARDRQRQKTKQESSEESDEGAAGGPRDIPAGNRPSGTQPLLEVSIREAEAQPFEVLMQFLYTDKIQYPRRGHVQDVLLIMDVYKLALSFKLSRLEQLCVQYIEASVDLQNVLSVCENANKLQLDQLKEHCLNFVVKESHFNQVIMTKEFEHLSTPLIVEIVRRKQQPPPRLYSDQPVDIGTSLVQDMKAYLEGGGLEFCDIILLLDGHPRPAHKAILAARSSYFEAMFRSFMPEDGQVNISIGEMVPSKQAFESMLRYIYYGDVNMPPEDSLYLFAAPYYYGFSNNRLQAYCKQNLEMNVTVENVLQILEAADKTQALDMKKHCLHIIVHQFIKVSKLPNLRSLSQLLLLDIIESLATHISDKQCAEMGSDI; this is translated from the exons ATGTCCTGTAAATCAACTAAAGTGGCACCGAGTGTTGATTTCGACcacagctgctctgacagcGTGGAATACTTGACGCTCAACTTTGGTCCGTTTGAGACAGTCCATCGCTGGAGAAGACTCCCTCAGTGTGATGAGTTTGTTGGTGCAAG GCGCAGCAAGCACACTGTTGTGGCATACAGGGATGCCATATACGTGTTTGGGGGAGACAATGG GAAGAACATGCTAAATGATTTGCTGCGATTTGATGTGAAGGACTGCTCATGGTGTCG AGCTTTCACCACTGGAACGCCCCCTGCTCCCAGATATCACCATTCAGCTGTGGTTTATGgcagcagcatgtttgtttttg GTGGCTACACTGGAGACATATACTCAAATtcaaacctgaaaaacaaaaatgaccTTTTTGAGTACAAGTTTGCTACAGGACAGTGGACAGAATGGAAAGTGGAGGGGAG CTTGCCAGTGGCGAGATCTGCACATGGGGCCACAGTGTACAATGATAAGCTGTGGATATTCGCTGGCTATGATGGTAATGCTAG GCTAAATGACATGTGGACCATCAGTCTGCAGGATCGTGAACATGCGTGCTGGGAGGAG atcGATCAAAGCGGTGAGATTCCTCCATCTTGCTGCAACTTTCCGGTGGCAGTATGCCGGGATAAGATGTTTGTATTTTCTGGTCAGAGTGGAGCCAAGATCACTAATAACCTCTTTCAGTTTGAGTTCCAGGGCCACAT GTGGACACGTATCCCGACTGAACATTTACTTCGGGGCTCCCCACCGCCTCCTCAGAGACGTTATGGACACACAATGGTTGCCTTTGACCGCCATCTGTATGTATTTGGAGGTGCTGCTGACAATACACTGCCCAACGAACTGCACTGCTATGATGTGGACTCTCAGACGTGGGAGGTGATCCAACCCAGCCTCGACAGTGAG ATGCCCAGTGGGAGACtcttccatgctgctgctgtcattcaggATGCCATGTACATATTTGGAGGGACTGTAGACAACAACGTCCGCAGTGGGGAGATGTACAGATTCCAG TTCTCATGCTACCCAAAGTGCACTCTCCATGAGGACTATGGCAAACTGTGGGAGAACCGTCAGTTCTGTGATGTGGAGTTTATTCTGGGTGAG agagaggagagggtcTTGGGGCATATTGCCATAGTGACTGCAAGATGCCAGTGGCTGCGGAAGAAAATCCTGCAGGCTCGGGATAGGCAGCGACAG AAGACAAAGCAAGAAAGCAGTGAGGAGAGTGATGAGGGAGCAGCTGGAGGCCCAAGGGATATCCCAGCAGGCAATAGGCCCTCAGGCACACAGCCGCTGCTGGAGGTGTCCATCAGGGAGGCAGAGGCCCAACCTTTTGAAGTTCTGATGCAGTTTCTCTACACAGACAAGATCCAGTACCCTCGCAGAG GTCACGTCCAGGATGTTCTCTTGATCATGGATGTATACAAACTGGCTCTTAGTTTTAAGCTTTCCCggctggagcagctgtgtgtgcagtacaTTGAAGCATCTGTCGACCTGCAGAATGTTCTCAGTGTTTGTGAAAATGCCAACAAGCTGCAGTTGGACCAGCTCAAG GAGCATTGTCTTAACTTTGTGGTGAAAGAGTCGCACTTTAACCAAGTGATCATGACCAAAGAGTTTGAGCACCTCTCCACTCCGCTAATAGTTGAGATTGTGCGGAGAAAGCAGCAGCCTCCTCCCAGGTTGTACTCAGACCAGCCTGTGGATATTGGGACGTCTCTCGTGCAGGACATGAAGGCTTATCTGGAGGGAGGCGGCCTGGAGTTCTGCGACATTATTCTGCTGTTGGATGGTCACCCACGGCCTGCACATAAAGCCATACTGGCAGCCCGATCCAG TTACTTTGAGGCGATGTTTCGCTCCTTTATGCCTGAAGATGGTCAGGTGAATATATCCATTGGAGAGATGGTCCCGAGTAAGCAGGCCTTTGAGTCCATGCTGCGTTACATTTACTATGGAGACGTCAACATGCCTCCTGAAGATTCCCT CTATCTGTTTGCTGCACCATATTACTATGGGTTTTCCAATAACAGGCTGCAGGCTTACTGCAAGCAGAATCTGGAGATGAACGTCACTGTGGAGAATGTCTTGCAG ATTCTGGAGGCAGCAGATAAGACCCAGGCTCTGGACATGAAGAAGCATTGCCTCCACATTATTGTCCACCAGTTCATCAAG GTATCCAAGCTCCCCAACCTGCGATCTctcagccagctgctgctgttggacaTCATTGAATCTCTAGCTACACACATATCAGACAAACAGTGTGCTGAGATGGGCTCCGATATTTAG
- the lztr1 gene encoding leucine-zipper-like transcriptional regulator 1 isoform X2: MSCKSTKVAPSVDFDHSCSDSVEYLTLNFGPFETVHRWRRLPQCDEFVGARRSKHTVVAYRDAIYVFGGDNGKNMLNDLLRFDVKDCSWCRAFTTGTPPAPRYHHSAVVYGSSMFVFGGYTGDIYSNSNLKNKNDLFEYKFATGQWTEWKVEGSLPVARSAHGATVYNDKLWIFAGYDGNARLNDMWTISLQDREHACWEEIDQSGEIPPSCCNFPVAVCRDKMFVFSGQSGAKITNNLFQFEFQGHMWTRIPTEHLLRGSPPPPQRRYGHTMVAFDRHLYVFGGAADNTLPNELHCYDVDSQTWEVIQPSLDSEMPSGRLFHAAAVIQDAMYIFGGTVDNNVRSGEMYRFQFSCYPKCTLHEDYGKLWENRQFCDVEFILGEREERVLGHIAIVTARCQWLRKKILQARDRQRQTKQESSEESDEGAAGGPRDIPAGNRPSGTQPLLEVSIREAEAQPFEVLMQFLYTDKIQYPRRGHVQDVLLIMDVYKLALSFKLSRLEQLCVQYIEASVDLQNVLSVCENANKLQLDQLKEHCLNFVVKESHFNQVIMTKEFEHLSTPLIVEIVRRKQQPPPRLYSDQPVDIGTSLVQDMKAYLEGGGLEFCDIILLLDGHPRPAHKAILAARSSYFEAMFRSFMPEDGQVNISIGEMVPSKQAFESMLRYIYYGDVNMPPEDSLYLFAAPYYYGFSNNRLQAYCKQNLEMNVTVENVLQILEAADKTQALDMKKHCLHIIVHQFIKVSKLPNLRSLSQLLLLDIIESLATHISDKQCAEMGSDI; encoded by the exons ATGTCCTGTAAATCAACTAAAGTGGCACCGAGTGTTGATTTCGACcacagctgctctgacagcGTGGAATACTTGACGCTCAACTTTGGTCCGTTTGAGACAGTCCATCGCTGGAGAAGACTCCCTCAGTGTGATGAGTTTGTTGGTGCAAG GCGCAGCAAGCACACTGTTGTGGCATACAGGGATGCCATATACGTGTTTGGGGGAGACAATGG GAAGAACATGCTAAATGATTTGCTGCGATTTGATGTGAAGGACTGCTCATGGTGTCG AGCTTTCACCACTGGAACGCCCCCTGCTCCCAGATATCACCATTCAGCTGTGGTTTATGgcagcagcatgtttgtttttg GTGGCTACACTGGAGACATATACTCAAATtcaaacctgaaaaacaaaaatgaccTTTTTGAGTACAAGTTTGCTACAGGACAGTGGACAGAATGGAAAGTGGAGGGGAG CTTGCCAGTGGCGAGATCTGCACATGGGGCCACAGTGTACAATGATAAGCTGTGGATATTCGCTGGCTATGATGGTAATGCTAG GCTAAATGACATGTGGACCATCAGTCTGCAGGATCGTGAACATGCGTGCTGGGAGGAG atcGATCAAAGCGGTGAGATTCCTCCATCTTGCTGCAACTTTCCGGTGGCAGTATGCCGGGATAAGATGTTTGTATTTTCTGGTCAGAGTGGAGCCAAGATCACTAATAACCTCTTTCAGTTTGAGTTCCAGGGCCACAT GTGGACACGTATCCCGACTGAACATTTACTTCGGGGCTCCCCACCGCCTCCTCAGAGACGTTATGGACACACAATGGTTGCCTTTGACCGCCATCTGTATGTATTTGGAGGTGCTGCTGACAATACACTGCCCAACGAACTGCACTGCTATGATGTGGACTCTCAGACGTGGGAGGTGATCCAACCCAGCCTCGACAGTGAG ATGCCCAGTGGGAGACtcttccatgctgctgctgtcattcaggATGCCATGTACATATTTGGAGGGACTGTAGACAACAACGTCCGCAGTGGGGAGATGTACAGATTCCAG TTCTCATGCTACCCAAAGTGCACTCTCCATGAGGACTATGGCAAACTGTGGGAGAACCGTCAGTTCTGTGATGTGGAGTTTATTCTGGGTGAG agagaggagagggtcTTGGGGCATATTGCCATAGTGACTGCAAGATGCCAGTGGCTGCGGAAGAAAATCCTGCAGGCTCGGGATAGGCAGCGACAG ACAAAGCAAGAAAGCAGTGAGGAGAGTGATGAGGGAGCAGCTGGAGGCCCAAGGGATATCCCAGCAGGCAATAGGCCCTCAGGCACACAGCCGCTGCTGGAGGTGTCCATCAGGGAGGCAGAGGCCCAACCTTTTGAAGTTCTGATGCAGTTTCTCTACACAGACAAGATCCAGTACCCTCGCAGAG GTCACGTCCAGGATGTTCTCTTGATCATGGATGTATACAAACTGGCTCTTAGTTTTAAGCTTTCCCggctggagcagctgtgtgtgcagtacaTTGAAGCATCTGTCGACCTGCAGAATGTTCTCAGTGTTTGTGAAAATGCCAACAAGCTGCAGTTGGACCAGCTCAAG GAGCATTGTCTTAACTTTGTGGTGAAAGAGTCGCACTTTAACCAAGTGATCATGACCAAAGAGTTTGAGCACCTCTCCACTCCGCTAATAGTTGAGATTGTGCGGAGAAAGCAGCAGCCTCCTCCCAGGTTGTACTCAGACCAGCCTGTGGATATTGGGACGTCTCTCGTGCAGGACATGAAGGCTTATCTGGAGGGAGGCGGCCTGGAGTTCTGCGACATTATTCTGCTGTTGGATGGTCACCCACGGCCTGCACATAAAGCCATACTGGCAGCCCGATCCAG TTACTTTGAGGCGATGTTTCGCTCCTTTATGCCTGAAGATGGTCAGGTGAATATATCCATTGGAGAGATGGTCCCGAGTAAGCAGGCCTTTGAGTCCATGCTGCGTTACATTTACTATGGAGACGTCAACATGCCTCCTGAAGATTCCCT CTATCTGTTTGCTGCACCATATTACTATGGGTTTTCCAATAACAGGCTGCAGGCTTACTGCAAGCAGAATCTGGAGATGAACGTCACTGTGGAGAATGTCTTGCAG ATTCTGGAGGCAGCAGATAAGACCCAGGCTCTGGACATGAAGAAGCATTGCCTCCACATTATTGTCCACCAGTTCATCAAG GTATCCAAGCTCCCCAACCTGCGATCTctcagccagctgctgctgttggacaTCATTGAATCTCTAGCTACACACATATCAGACAAACAGTGTGCTGAGATGGGCTCCGATATTTAG
- the cldn26 gene encoding putative claudin-24 has translation MVFLTTKMMQRTALFVTFGGLVTSLITTFIPLWKTMNSDLNEMENWYSGLWHTCLYTEEVGIQCKAYDSVLGLPMDLQISRVLMSVSIGTGGLAVLAAFPGLDGVGMCADQPGVKRGLLIFAGVLSWVSGLTTLAPVSFVAYTTVVEFWDEGFPDVMPRWEYGEAMFSGWFAGLALIIGGTLFFVAVCMGDYDQQPAGVPNSSQVKHRTAQHYLKTEVL, from the coding sequence ATGGTTTTTCTGACAACTAAAATGATGCAAAGGACTGCACTGTTTGTGACATTTGGGGGATTAGTCACATCTCTGATCACCACTTTTATTCCTCTGTGGAAGACAATGAACTCTGACCTCAATGAAATGGAGAACTGGTACTCCGGGCTTTGGCACACCTGCCTTTATACAGAGGAAGTGGGAATTCAGTGTAAGGCCTATGACTCTGTCCTGGGACTGCCGATGGACCTGCAGATCTCCAGAGTGCTGATGTCAGTGTCTATAGGTACTGGAGGTTTAGCTGTGTTGGCTGCTTTCCCAGGTCTGGACGGGGTTGGGATGTGTGCGGATCAGCCTGGCGTGAAGAGAGGGCTCCTGATCTTCGCAGGGGTGCTATCCTGGGTGTCCGGGCTAACCACTCTGGCTCCTGTCTCTTTCGTGGCCTACACAACCGTGGTGGAATTCTGGGACGAGGGATTTCCTGACGTGATGCCGCGGTGGGAGTATGGGGAGGCGATGTTCTCTGGATGGTTTGCAGGTTTGGCACTGATCATCGGAGGGACCCtgttttttgttgctgtgtgcATGGGGGACTATGACCAGCAGCCAGCAGGCGTCCCAAACAGCTCGCAGGTGAAGCACAGGACAGCACAGCACTACCTGAAGACTGAGGTTTTATAA